The bacterium genome segment TGTGTGAAGGCCCATGAACCTATTGCCAAAAACAACATCGGCATTTTTGAACTGGGCGATCTGGACCATGTGTAAAATATCATTTGGGTCATATTCCAGGTCGGCGTCCTGTATGATGATGTAATCTCCAGTACATTCCCGGATCCCGGTGCGGATGCCAGCGCCCTTGCCCAGATTGTGGGGATGCCAGCAGATCTTGATTCCCGGCTGGCCTTCGTAGGTTTTCAGGATATCCCTGGTGCCGTCGGTGGAAAAATCGTCCACAATCACCAGTTCCTTTTCCACCTCCACTGCCAGAACTCTGGAAATTATCTTTTCGATGGTGGCCTTTTCGTTGTACACCGGCATGATGACCGATAGTTTCATTTATCCTCCTTTTTAGAGAACCAATCTATTGTCTTTTTTATCCCTTCTTCAAAGCCGACCTTCGGCTCCCAGTTCAGTGTCTTCCGGGCCCGGGTAATGTCGGGCCTCCTTACTTTTGGGTCATCGGCCGGCAGGGGTTTATTCTCGATCGGGGCGCTGGTGCCGGTGTATTGTTGAATGTTCCTGGCGAATTCCAGGATGGACATCTCGTGGGGGTTGCCCAGGTTTATCGGCTGGTGTTCCGTAGACTTCATGGTCAGATAGATCCCCTCTATCAGGTCCGAGACATAGCAGAAACTGCGGGTCTGGCTGCCGTCCCCGAATACCGTCAGCGGCTGGTTATGCAGGGATTGGTCTATCAGGGCCGGCACCACCCTGCCGTCGTCCAGCCGCATCCGCGGCCCGTAGGTGTTGAAGATCCTGACGATCCTGGTATCGACCTGATGGAACCTGTGATAGGCCATGGTCAGGGCCTCAGCATAGCGCTTGGACTCGTCATAGACGCTGCGCGGCCCGATGGGATTGACGTTGCCCCAGTAATCCTCGCTCTGGGGGTGCACCAGCGGGTCGCCGTAGACCTCGGAGGTGGAGGTCAAAAGGAACCCGGCCTTCTTCTCCCGGGCCAGCTCCAGCAGGTTATGAACTCCGTAAGAC includes the following:
- a CDS encoding SDR family oxidoreductase; translation: MRILVAGGAGFLGSHLCDRLLADGHQVLALDNLITGSLDNISHLQGRSDFSFIRQDVTKPFNIEGPVDFIFDLASPASPIDFVKIPLEILLVGSYGVHNLLELAREKKAGFLLTSTSEVYGDPLVHPQSEDYWGNVNPIGPRSVYDESKRYAEALTMAYHRFHQVDTRIVRIFNTYGPRMRLDDGRVVPALIDQSLHNQPLTVFGDGSQTRSFCYVSDLIEGIYLTMKSTEHQPINLGNPHEMSILEFARNIQQYTGTSAPIENKPLPADDPKVRRPDITRARKTLNWEPKVGFEEGIKKTIDWFSKKEDK
- a CDS encoding glycosyltransferase family 2 protein; this encodes MKLSVIMPVYNEKATIEKIISRVLAVEVEKELVIVDDFSTDGTRDILKTYEGQPGIKICWHPHNLGKGAGIRTGIRECTGDYIIIQDADLEYDPNDILHMVQIAQFKNADVVFGNRFMGLHTGLYFWNALANKFLTFMTNLVYNAWIADMETCYKLVRREKLQRLTLKSKGFDIEPEITGKLLKQKLKIYEVPISYDGRTYEEGKKIRARDGIIALYTLLKYRFTD